The Pseudanabaena sp. ABRG5-3 genome includes the window CTTTGGGTAGATTTTACTTGCTCTGTAATATCGGTTTGAATGCCGATATAGTTGGTGAGTTCACCATGATCATTAAATACTGGCGCAATATACAGATCATTCCAAAAGGGTGAACCATCTTTGCGATAGTTGAGCAATACAGCGTGACATTCCCGTTGTTCTTGAATAGCTTGATGTAGATCTAAAATGCCAATCTGATTGCGATCGCCGCCTTGTAAAAATTTACAGTTACGTCCAATCACCTCAGCCGCACTGTAGCCTGTAATCCTCTCGAAGCTAGGATTGACATAGATCATCGGGTTGTCTGGTTGAGTGGCATCAGTAATCACAATTCCGTTAGAACTTGCCGCGATGGCCCGTTCGCGTAATTTCAAGGATTCATCTATGCGGTTGCGTTCAGAAACATCTCGTAAAGAAGCAACTACATATACCATCCGATCTTCATCTATGGTTTCTGATACGCGCATTTCTGCCGAAGTGGTCTTGCCTCGGTTGAGAATATCGATATTGGTACTTTCTCCAGCAACTATAGGCAGACCAAAACTTTCGCCGACGATATCTTCAGCTTTACAACCAAAAAGTTCTTCAGCAGATTGGTTAACGTAGCGAACAATGCCTTCGCGATCAACCACTACAAAAGCATCAGAAACAGAACTTACTAAATGACTAAATTTTTGATCATTGGTATGTTTAGTTAGAGATTTTGATCGCGATAAATTGGTAATATCCTGACAAGTTCCGATAATTTGCTGTGAATTGTCGCTATCACAAGTTTTGAGGGATAAAGAAATTAAGAGAAGCCGATTGGTGATCAGATTGAGTTTCGCCTCATACTCAACCCGTTGTTGTGATCGCAAGCATTCACTGATATGGCTGTTTAATAGCTGAGTAAATTCTAAGGGTAAGCATTCATGGGGCTGTAAACCTATGAGATCAACGGTTTGATCAATACTGCGTTCCCCAAACACAAAATGGACAAAGGGAAGATTGGTGATCGCAAAGCGCAGCGTAAAATTGGGATCATTATTATTGCTTGATCCTTCTGGGTCTGGCTCAACAGTCAAGACAAAAATTCCGCATTGAATATGATCTAGGATATTTTGCATAATAGCCACATCCTTTACCAGCTATCGCGGTTATAGTAATTCTACCTCGCCAAATTACTCAGGGCTTTATAATTTAAGATCATTTACTAACTTCTCTTATGTCTTTAACGCTCTCAGTTCCTTCGATCGGTTGTGCTAGCTGCATCGAAACTATTACCAAAGCGATCCAATCTGCTGATACTTCAGCATTGGTGACGGGTGATCCTGCTGCTAAAACAGTTAATATTGAGACCCAGTTACCTGAAGCGCAAATTCGTGAACTAATTGCGATCGCAGGTCATAAGGTTTCCTAAAATTCAGCAGATTAAGCTTAAAGATCACAAAAGGCTCCCCTAGGTGCATTAAAGTCTCCTGACTTCCCGCCACTTTTATGCAATAACCTTGCATTGGAGATAACCATTGTTTTGTCTAAGGATTTTGCCATATCGTAAATGGTTAAAGCCGCGATCATAACTGCGGTCAATGCCTCCATCTCTACTCCCGTCTCAGCCTTGGTCTTGACATCTGCCTCGATCTGATATCCAGGAATATTTTCATCGAGGATGATTTTGACATCCACACTGGTTAAGTTGAGGGGATGACACATGGGGATTAAGTTAGCAGTTTGCTTTGCTGCCATAATACCTGCGAGCCTTGCTGTTCCTAAGACATCTCCTTTGGGGACATCTCCTGCTTGGATGGCATCTAAGGTTGTTGTTTTCATGGATATTTCGCAAACTGCGATCGCCCGTCGTACCGTTTGCGGTTTATGAGTCACATCCACCATTTGAGCATTACCACTTTGATCAAGATGAGCGAGTGACAGAGGAGTATCCGTATCCATAAAAGATTTGCCGAAATTAGCACAATAATAAAAAACAAAGTTTTTAAGAATTTGCTAATACTTAAGCAAGTAGGATGAATTTCATATAAAACCCTAAAACCTGCGGTGCAAGCACAGATTGCGCCGCAGGTTTTGATCTGTTTTTTTAGTTATCCTACTTACTGAGTATCAATAAACTCTTTCTCTAGTACAAAAGTCTACCCGAATATATGCCTGAGACCATAACGATTGAGGTTTATGCAGATAATCTTCATGCTACCCAAGCGATCGCTACTCAACTTGCTCAATTAGTTCAAGCAGGTACAATTATTTTGCTGGAGGGCAATCTTGGTAGTGGCAAAACTACCTTTATGCAAGCTTTTGGTTATGCGCTTGGTATTAACACTACGATTGCTAGCCCCACGTTTACCCTTATTGATGAATATATCGAAGGTCGTCTGCCGCTTTACCATATTGATCTCTACCGACTAGAGCCATCTCAAGTTCCTAGTCTCCATTTAGAAGAATATTGGCGAGGCGAAGATTTTCCCCTCGGTGTCGTAGCGATCGAATGGGCAAGTAAGTTACCCAGCATCCCAGCCGAGCATCTCAAGATCAATCTTTCAGCGCCGATGCAATCATCCTGTAACAAAAATGAAGATCTTTATCTATCCCAAACAGACATCACTTTAGATGAAGATTTTATAGATAATTTGCCGAGTGATCGCCTAATTCAACTAATCGCACAGGGTGCAACCTATGTTGAACTTCTTAAACAGTTCCAACTTGCGTAAAATGCGTCAGTGAAACATAACGCACTATCTAAAGAACTCATGAGTTAAGAACTTATGGGTTACGCGATCGCCAAACTATCCTCTACTCGCAATTAACTTGCTTAATTAACTGTCTTTATCTTGAGTTTTGGCGGAATCATCTTCTCCTTGTCCCTTTATCTCATCTTGAAACCCTCTCAAAGCTTGCCCCACACTACGCCCGATCTCAGGGATCCGCTTGGCTCCGAAAATTGCCACCCCCACAAGCGAAATTACAACTAACTCTGGCCAGCCAATTCCAAACATTGCTCTTACATCTCCTTAAACGTATCTGCTATCCTTTTATACAGCCTTTTGTAAGCAAAAGACCTACAAAGAATTGTGCAAAGATTGATTTTGCAAGTCTTTCCATAATTCTTGGGATAATGATTAATAAACATACCTAAAAACTAATGGAATCAACCATTATTTGGACACTTGGCAGCACTGATCCTAATGCTGAGGCAAATCTTGCCCGCATTGCCCAATGGTGGACATCCCTTGCTGGTCAAGAAATTATTTGGCAACAACGCCCGATTAATGAAACTACTGATCGAGAGGCGATTGACTGGAGTAAACAAGCACTTGATGAAAACTTTGTGCTTCAAACTCCTACACTCCGAGGTATTACTCTCTATTGGTACAAGCCTAACAGCCCTGAAGAACGCAATATCTCAGTTAGTTATCTCAAACTCGATCTCTTCAACCAGCAATTAGATGTCCTGCCATCATCAGGCAGAAATTATCAACTACGTATTACCCTACCCAAAATTGTCTACCAAAAAATCCAAGTCACTGATCCTCAATTTGGTAGTCTTGTTCAGCCTAATGGTGATACAGTTCTGCTCCTACGCGATGAAAATCAGCGTCTTGAAATTCAAATTAACCTCAATGCTGTAAATGTTGCGTTACTTCAACAAAAACTTGCTGCAAATTTATAAGAAATTTTGTCCTTTGGCGATGAAAGCTCGTATAAATTTGAGAACTACAATTGTCGTTAATATTAATGAATATTAATGAAGTACGGAATCTTTTAATAGTATCCACCCTATGCTTTGCCCTATTATCTGTTGATATTTGGCAAATAAGTTTGACTTGCGGGTAAATCTATGACACTTCAAGAACTCCCCCCTCCGATTAGTCCCCGTCAGATGGATATTCTTCGTGCAGTTGCAGCAATGGCTTGGGCTGATGGCAAGCTGGAACCTGACGAAATTCGTCTGATGCTGGATGAGTTTGCGATGTTATTTGCCAAGACTGAGACAGAGCGCAATTCCCTAAAAAGTCGTCTTAGAGAATACTTAGGGCAAAATATTCCTCTAGAGGAAGTTGTCCCACATATCAAAAGTGTTGAAGATCGCAAACTTACTCTGAGACTTGGCTATCAGGTTATTCAAGCTAGTCGGCGTAGTCCTAACGAGCCAAGAGTAAATCTTGATGAGGCAGCAGCTTACCAAAGACTGGTTAGAATCCTTGATTTGCCATCGGATATGGTTGCTGATATCGAAGCATCGATTGTTCCTCCAGAGGAGTCTCAGGCTAATGGAATTATCAAATCGCTAGCATTAAGACTACATAAGCTGCTGAATAGCTAATTACCGAGACGACTAAGTCATTGTGCTGATTGGCAATGCCTTCGTTACAAACTCAGATAAAGTGATTACTTACAGTAAATTTTTACACACAATACCTATAGCAAAGTTTTTAGGGACTACGAGCAGCTACTATGCGGGATGGAACTGATCTTCAGCAAAAAATTATGTCCGCCCCATTCTTTATGGGGTTGCCTGATGAGGCGGTGATAAGGGCAACCGCTCATATGGTTACGCGCACCCATCCAGCAGATCAGGTGATTTTGCTAGAAAATGACTGGGGTAACTCGGTATATTTTATTTTGAGTGGCTGGGCAAAAATTCGCACCTACAACCTTGACGGGAAAGAAATCACCCTCAATATTCTTGGTTTTGGTGAAATGTTTGGTGAAATGGCTCCCCTCGATCAAGTACCCCGATCAACGGATGTAATTACGCTTACACCAACAACTATTGGTAGCCTTCCTGCTTCTGATTTTGTGCATCTGATTGAAACGGAACCGACCGCAGGTATTCACCTAGCGAGACTAATGGCAAAACGATTACGTCAAGTTAATCGACGTTTACGTTTACGTGAAGCTGATAGTACATCACGTGTTGCTGATGTACTGCTATTTTTGGCAGAGGGTCAAGGCACTAAAGGTACTAGTGGTATGGAAATACCTAATTTGCCTCATCGTGAACTGAGTAGTTTAAGTGGTTTGGCTAGGGAAACTGTAACTCGTGTACTTGGTAAGCTAGAGCGTAAAAATTTGATTCAACGTATCCCCGATCGCGATGTTTTATGTATTCTTAACCCTGAAGGTTTGGAAGCTTTGATGGTTTAACCATAAGCCTAGCTTTGCTGTACTACCTTGGAATCTGTTATTATTAGGCTCGTTATTTGGTAGGTAAAAAGTATAAATGCTGAATCCAGTTGATTTCAGCGGTAGACCGTTTCATTTTGTGGGTATTGGTGGGATCGGCATGTCAGCGATCGCCTATATCTTAGCAAAGCAAGGCTTTACGGTTTCTGGCTCAGATCTTAGTAGCAATCGCATCACTCAAAAACTACAGGATCTCGGTGTCAAGGTCTTTAAAGGACATCACGCAGACAACATCGATTTGGCAAATGTGCCTCAAGTTGTCTGTTCTACGGCAATCAATCAACAGAATCCCGAATTTCAAGTAGCCCTAGCTAATGGACTGCCAATTTTACATCGTTCAGATTTGTTGGCAGCATTGATCGAGCAATTTCAAGGTATTTCGATCGCAGGCACACATGGGAAAACTACAACCAGCAGCTTAGTTGGCTTTTTACTGCTTAAAGCTGGAGTTGACCCCAGCATTATCATCGGCGGAGAGGTGAGTGCATGGCAGGGCAATGCGCGTCTCGGCAATGGTAAATACTTGGTTGCCGAAGCTGACGAGTCCGACGGCACTTTGGTAAAGTTTTTATCTCACATTGGCGTAATTACCAATATTGAGCTAGATCACCCCGATCATTACCATAGTCTCGAGCAGGTTGTTGAGATTTTTCAAGCCTTTGCTAAACGCTGTGAGGTGATGGTTGGTTGTATTGATTGCCCAACAGTCAAAGCCCATATCAAGTCTGATATTACCTATAGTCTGAGCGATCCTAGTGCTGACTATACAGTGACGGATGTACATTACACTCCGTCTGATACGCAAGCAGTGGTAATTGAGCGTGGTCAGCCCTTAGGCAAACTTTCTTTGGGACTGCTTGGTAAGCATAATTTGAGTAATACTCTAGCGGCGATCGCTGTGGCGCGTTATGTGGGTGTGGAATGGCAAGCGATCGCTGATGCACTTCCTGATTTTGTGGGTGCGAGCCGTCGGTTTGAAATTAAGGGTGTTCAAGATGGGATTACCTTTGTTGATGACTATGCCCATCACCCCAGCGAAATTATTGCGACTCTTGCTTCGGCAAGACAGCAAAATACGAATAGCCGCGTGATTGCTATTTTTCAGCCCCATCGCTATAGTCGCACCCTGAGATTTTTGGATGAGTTTAGTCAGTCCTTTGGTGATGCTGATGTAGTAGTGGTCACAGATATCTACGCGGCAAGTGAACCCAATGATGGCAAGATCACGGGTGAGCAAATGGCAAAAGCGATCGCTAATATCCGCGATCAGGTGCATTATCAGCCCACGCTTAAGGATGTGCAAGACTTTTTAGTGAATAACCTAAAGTCGGGCGACTTAGCTGTATTTCTCGGTGCTGGTAATCTCAATCAGGCGATCGCCCCCACTATGCAGGAAATAGCAACAGCTATCAAAGCCTGATCGCAAATTCTGAGATTGGTTTGCAGATCGCAAGCTTTTCTATCATTAGAACTAAATCTTTCTATGTCTATCGATTTACCAGACCAAACGCCAATCCGTGATCATGTTTCCCTTGCGGGATTGACCTCAATGAAAGTTGGAGGCGCGGCGGAATATTTCATCTCGCCACGTTCTAGCGATGAGTTGGCGGCTAGTTTGGTATGGGCAAGCGATCGCCAGTTGCCGATCACAATTATTGGTGCAGGTAGTAACCTTCTAATCAGTGATGACGGCTTAGAAGGGCTAGTAATTTGTACCAGACATTTGCGGGGCATCGAGTTTGATGAACAAACTGGACAGGTTACTGCCGCCGCAGGTGAGCCTGTGGCTCGTTTAGCCATGCAAGTGGCAAGTCATGGTTGGGTTGGCTTTGAATGGGCGGTTGGTATTCCGGGGACTGTGGGGGGATTGGTAGTAATGAACGCAGGGGCGCAGGGGGGATGTGCGGCTGATTGTGTTGTGGAGGTGCAGACAGTGACATTAACTGGTGAAACTAAGCTGATTTATCCACAGGATTTGGATTTCAGTTATCGCACCTCAGCTTTGCAAGAATCATCATATCTAGTGACAGGAGCGACCCTCAAATTTCAAACTGGTGGCAAACCAGAAGCGATCGCTGCCGATACTGAGGCAAAACTCAAAGCAAGACATTCTACCCAGCCATACCATTTACCCAATTGTGGCAGTGTGTTTCGTAATCCTCTGCCCCAATTTGCTGCCAAATTGATTCAAGACGCAGGACTGAAGGGTTATCAAATTGGTAATGCCCAAATTTCGGAGTTACACGCTAACTTCATCGTCAACCTTGGCAATGCAAAAGCCCAAGATATTTTCGGTCTCATAGAACACATTAAAACTGTAATTAGCGATCGCTATGGGGTGGTACTGGAAACCGAAGTAAAGATGCTCGGTAATTTCTAATCACATCTGAATATCTAGGGGTTGCCAAATTGCTTATTCACCTATAGATAGATTTAAGATTCTAACTATTTACAATACTCAACACTTACCCTAATCTAATTAATAAGCGCAAGCTTACATATAAATTTTCATAACTTATTCATTCCCAATAGGATTATTTGCAATCATGACAACAGCAGTACAAAGACGTGAAAGCGCGTCACTGTGGGATCAATTTTGCAATTGGGTCACCAGCACCGAAAACCGCCTCTACGTAGGTTGGTTCGGCGTAATCATGATCCCTTGCTTACTCGCAGCGACCATTTGCTTCGTAATCGCCTTCATCGCAGCACCTCCCGTTGACATCGACGGTATCCGTGAACCAGTAGCAGGTAGCTTGCTATTCGGTAACAACATGATTTCTGGCGCAGTTGTACCTTCTTCAAACGCAATTGGCCTGCACTTTTACCCCATTTGGGAAGCAGATAGCCTTGATGAATGGCTATACAACGGTGGACCTTACCAATTGGTAATTTTCCACTTCTTGCTCGGAATTTTCTGCTACATGGGACGTGAATGGGAATTGTCATACCGCCTCGGTATGCGTCCTTGGATCGCAGTAGCATACTCCGCCCCCGTAGCAGCAGCAACCGCAGTATTCTTGATCTACCCAATCGGACAAGGATCCTTCTCTGACGGTATGCCTTTGGGTATCTCTGGTACATTCAACTTCATGATCGTATTCCAAGCAGAACACAACATCTTGATGCATCCTTTCCACATGTTGGGAGTAGCAGGTGTGTTTGGTGGTTCCTTGTTCAGTGCAATGCACGGTTCCTTGGTAACCTCCAGCTTGATTCGTGAAACCACCGAAAACGAAAGCCAAAACGCTGGTTACAAATTCGGACAAGAAGAAGAAACCTACAACATCGTTGCAGCTCACGGCTACTTCGGTCGCTTGATTTTCCAATACGCTTCTTTCAACAACAGCCGTCAATTGCACTTCTTCTTGGCACTATGGCCAGTAGTCGGCATTTGGTTCACCGCATTGGGCGTAAGCACAATGGCGTTCAACTTGAATGGCTTCAACTTCAACCAATCTATCTCTGATAGCCAAGGTCGTGTTGTACCTAGCTGGGCAGACGTAATCAACCGCGCAAACTTGGGTATGGAAGTAATGCACGAGCGTAATGCTCACAACTTCCCTCTCGATTTGGCTGCTGTTGATGTTGCTCCTGTTGCTATGAGCGCTCCTGCTATCAACGGTTAATCTTCGAGTTTACTCTCTAAAAACAAAAAAGCAACCCCCTAGGGGTTGCTTTTTTGTGCTTTATGATCGCTTAATTAAAGAATTAAAGAAGTGTCAACTTCTTACAAGACTATTAATTAGGAGTAATATCATGCCAGTTGTGGCAGTGATCGACTACGACATGGGCAATTTGCACTCAGCCTGCAAAGGTTTAGAGATTGCAGGGGCAACCCCAGTTGTTACTAATAATCCCATAGAGCTAAATAAAGCCGATGGTATTGTTTTACCAGGGGTAGGCTCTTTCGATCCCGCAATGCACAAACTACGGGCAAATCATCTAGAACAACCAATTAAGGATGCGATCGCTGTGGGTAAGCCTTTTTTAGGAATTTGCTTAGGGATGCAGATCTTGTTTGAAAGTAGCGAAGAGGGGCAAGAATCAGGCTTAGGAATTATTCAAGGTCAGGTCAAACGATTTATTCATGAGCCAAATGTGACAATTCCGCATATGGGTTGGAACCAGCTAGCGCTTACTCAAGCTGCTTGCCCACTTTGGCAGGATTTGGGCAATAGTCCTTGGATGTATTTTGTTCATTCCTATTACACTGCGCCTTTTGATAATCGGGTGACTGCGGCAACGACAACCCACGGTAGCCAGACTGTGACTGTGGCGGTCGCGAAAGATAATGTCATGGCAGTGCAGTTTCATCCTGAAAAATCATCCACTGACGGGATACATTTACTATCAAACTTCGTCAGAATGATTAGTGCGTAGCATAATAGTAGAGTCTTGAGAGATTTATGAAGATCCAAATGATCAAAAAACTGGGTATTGTTTCTTGTCTAGCTGTGGCTTGTGCTGTGGTTTCGCCGTCTGTAGTTCGTGCTCAATCCAATGCAGGATTTATTCTATTTGGTGGAATTAAAGATAGCGCACTTGACTATTGCCTTGATAGTGGCAGTAGTGGACGTAGCGATCGCTATTACCTAGAAGTTAAACCACAAAAGTTTAAAGTTTCTGAAGTTATTATTACCTATCCTGATCATTTCACTGGCAGCTTTGACACTTCGGATATCAAATTGCGTGTAACTGATCAATGTCGTGGGGGCAAAGATTTAGAACTTGAATCGGTAACTTGGGATAAAGAAACTCGCCGCATTACGATCATCCCTAAAGAAGCTATTCCTTCTAAAACAGCGTTGAGAGCTGTTTTATCCAATGTGAGAAATCCAGACTATAGTGGTTTTTATCAATTTGATGGCAGAGTTATGCGTGCTGATGTACCAGTACCTGTGTATGTTGGATCTTGGGTCATTACCTTGGACTAAAAGGTTTTCTAAGCTGACAGGAAATTTGAAAGGGGGACGCTTAGCGTCCCCCTTTCTCGATTATTTAAATATTGTGCAAATTGAAATATGAATATTCTTATTAGTAATGATGATGGCATTTATGCTCCTGGGGTAAGAGCTTTAGCTGAGGCACTTAGTGATACTGAACATCGGATTACGGTGGTTTGTCCTGACCGTGAGCGCTCGGCTACTGGTCATGCGCTCACTTTGCAAGAGCCTTTACGAGTTGATCAAATTTCTGGTGTCTACCCCCAAGGTATTGAAGCTTGGGCTTGTTCAGGTACACCTTCGGATACGGTGAAATTAGCACTTGATGCACTGCTAGTTGAGCGCCCCGATCTAGTTTTATCAGGAATTAATCGTGGCGCAAATTTGGGAACTGATGTTTTGTACTCTGGTACAGTATCGGCAGCAATGGAGGGCGTATTAGAAGGTGTGCCAAGTATTGCCTTTAGCCTTTCGAGCTTTACGCATTTGGACTATAGTGCAGCTGCTAACTTTGCGAAAAAAATGGTACAGGCGATCGCAGATTATCCTCTCGAAGAACCTATTTTATTAAATGTGAATATTCCTGCGATCGCGGAGGAAGATATTTGTGGTGCTGTGGTTACTCGCTTAGGTATTCGCCGCTATCGTGATCAATTTGAAAAGCGCATTGATCCACGCGGTAAAACTTACTATTGGTTGTCAGGAGTAATTATTGAAGAGGAAGCAGAGCCAGATACTGATATTCAAGCGATTAGAGATAATTACATCACGATTACACCGCTTAAATATGATTTGACCTATGCTGCTGCTATGCCTTTTATGAACACATGGACTGACAAATTAGCCCATTTAGCGAATTTCGTAACCAAATAAATTGGGATCAGCAGCATCAAGCTTAATATCTGCTAAGCCATATTCAGCCCAACGTCTTGTGACCATATTCGCCACATTGGGATCGCTCTCTAAAGGATCACCCCAATCGCGATCGGTTTCAGGATAGATTTTAGTTGTCGCATCAATGCCCATCCGTCCGCCCAGACCTTCCTTCTCACAGGCAAAGTCGAGGGAATCGAAGGGATTGTCGGGTAGGATGAACACATCGCGGGTGGGGTCAACCTTAGAACTGAGTGCCCAAACGACTAAACGCGGATCACGAATATTGATCGTATGGTCAACCACAATCACAAATTTAGTGTAAGTAAACTGGGGCAAGGCACTCCAAAAGGCAAGGGCGGCGCGGCGGGCTTGTCCGGGATAAGCCTTTTTGATAGAAATAATGGCTGCCTTATAGGAAAGTGCTTCCATTGGCAGGAAGAAATCGGTAATTTCGGAAACTTGCTGACGGAGAATGGGGGTATAGATGCGATTTAGGGCGATCGCCATCATTGCTTCCTCCTTGGGAGGTAAGCCGCTAAAGGTGGTGAGATAGATCGGATCTTTGCGATGGGTCATACAATGAAAACGAATCAGAGGTGCTTGGTCATTAATGCCTCCGTAATAACCCATGTGATCACCAAAAGGTCCATCGGTTCCCACTTCATGCGGTGTAATCGTTCCTTCTAAAACATACTCGGCACAGGCAGGAACTTCTAAATCGAGGGTTTTGCATTTGGTAAGCTGTACGCCTTCATTGCCATAGAGTCCCGCAAAAATCCATTCTGATAGATCCACAGGAATCGGCGTTGCCGCCGCCATGATTAAGACTGGATCAACTCCGATCGCGATCGCAATTTCTAGTTTTTTGCCTGCTTCAGTTGCTTTGCGTAAATGTCGCGCACCACCCCGCACTGATAGCCATTGCACGGTCATCGTATTTTTTGACTGTTGCTGCAAACGGTAAACTCCCACATTCGGAATCCCATTCTCAACATCTTTGGTGATCACTAGCGCCAGTGTCACCGCCCGCCCGCCATCTTTGGGATAGGGTTTGAGAATGGGAATCTGATCGAGATCCACCTCATCGCTTTGCAATACGACTTCTTGACAGGGAGCATTCCCAAAGAGAAGCTTTTGCGGACGGGACTTTACTACATCAAAGAGAATCTTCCCAAATTCGATCGCCTGTGAAATTTTCTTCGGTGGCTTTGGGCTTTGTAACTTGCCTAATTTTTCACCCAGAACTTCTAATTCCGATTGCTCTTTCATGCCCATTGCCCAGCAGACTCGCTCTACTGTCCCCAATAAATTTACAGCAACAGGTACGCTATATCCCTTGACATTCTCAAATAGCAGTGCGGGTCCCCCCGATTGCAACAGGCGATTGCTAATCTCAGCAATTTCTAACTGGGAATCAACTTGGGCTTTGACACGATGTAGTTGTTTGCGCTCTTCGAGCAGTTTGAGAAATGATCGTAGGTCACGGGTCATAGGGCTGTGGGGGAATGCTTAGGCAATTAGTCAGTACCCTATTGTAACTAAATGTTACGTCCTTTCTATAAACCTAGACTTTTGGCATACTCACAGTCAGCATTTGCACCTTCGGCATCGCCGAGCTTAGCCTTAGCCATGCCGCGATTGAAATAGGCGGGGGCAGCATCGGGAGCTAACTCGATGACTTTGGTGTAATCCTCGATCGCCCCTGAATAGTCCTTAATTTCTGAGCGATCGTAGGCGCGGTTGTAATAAGCCTCTGCATAATTGGGATTGATCTCGATCGCTTCGGTATAGTCGGAGATCGCCCCAGCATAGTCGCCATTTTCCGCCCGTTCCATGCCGCGATCATTGTAGGCTTCAGCAGAATTTAGTTTTTCCATTTCCTTTTGCCTTTTCCCTCAAGATGTCAAAATAACTTTACCCTAAGTTCAAATATGCTGATCGATCTATGAATTCCAAGCTTAAACTACCCATGCCCAAGTTTTTGCAAACCTTGCGATCGTGGTGGCTCAGCAGTCAAGCTAAATTTTTTCAACTAATTAGCCCCTTGCAAGCATGGCGCGAAGGTAGTCGCTTGTTAAGTGCTAAATTTTTGGGCGGATTGCTAGTGGTGATGCTGGCGACTTTGCCCTTTTTAGAAAATGCTCAGACGGGGGTAATCGGTGCAGCCGTGGCGATCGCATGGTTCTTACTATGGCTTAGCGATCGCCGTGACGAGCAGGATCAATCAGTACCAATT containing:
- a CDS encoding heavy-metal-associated domain-containing protein, which gives rise to MSLTLSVPSIGCASCIETITKAIQSADTSALVTGDPAAKTVNIETQLPEAQIRELIAIAGHKVS
- the moaC gene encoding cyclic pyranopterin monophosphate synthase MoaC, with protein sequence MDTDTPLSLAHLDQSGNAQMVDVTHKPQTVRRAIAVCEISMKTTTLDAIQAGDVPKGDVLGTARLAGIMAAKQTANLIPMCHPLNLTSVDVKIILDENIPGYQIEADVKTKAETGVEMEALTAVMIAALTIYDMAKSLDKTMVISNARLLHKSGGKSGDFNAPRGAFCDL
- the tsaE gene encoding tRNA (adenosine(37)-N6)-threonylcarbamoyltransferase complex ATPase subunit type 1 TsaE, with translation MPETITIEVYADNLHATQAIATQLAQLVQAGTIILLEGNLGSGKTTFMQAFGYALGINTTIASPTFTLIDEYIEGRLPLYHIDLYRLEPSQVPSLHLEEYWRGEDFPLGVVAIEWASKLPSIPAEHLKINLSAPMQSSCNKNEDLYLSQTDITLDEDFIDNLPSDRLIQLIAQGATYVELLKQFQLA
- the tatA gene encoding twin-arginine translocase TatA/TatE family subunit; the encoded protein is MFGIGWPELVVISLVGVAIFGAKRIPEIGRSVGQALRGFQDEIKGQGEDDSAKTQDKDS
- a CDS encoding TerB family tellurite resistance protein, encoding MTLQELPPPISPRQMDILRAVAAMAWADGKLEPDEIRLMLDEFAMLFAKTETERNSLKSRLREYLGQNIPLEEVVPHIKSVEDRKLTLRLGYQVIQASRRSPNEPRVNLDEAAAYQRLVRILDLPSDMVADIEASIVPPEESQANGIIKSLALRLHKLLNS
- a CDS encoding Crp/Fnr family transcriptional regulator, whose amino-acid sequence is MRDGTDLQQKIMSAPFFMGLPDEAVIRATAHMVTRTHPADQVILLENDWGNSVYFILSGWAKIRTYNLDGKEITLNILGFGEMFGEMAPLDQVPRSTDVITLTPTTIGSLPASDFVHLIETEPTAGIHLARLMAKRLRQVNRRLRLREADSTSRVADVLLFLAEGQGTKGTSGMEIPNLPHRELSSLSGLARETVTRVLGKLERKNLIQRIPDRDVLCILNPEGLEALMV
- the murC gene encoding UDP-N-acetylmuramate--L-alanine ligase encodes the protein MLNPVDFSGRPFHFVGIGGIGMSAIAYILAKQGFTVSGSDLSSNRITQKLQDLGVKVFKGHHADNIDLANVPQVVCSTAINQQNPEFQVALANGLPILHRSDLLAALIEQFQGISIAGTHGKTTTSSLVGFLLLKAGVDPSIIIGGEVSAWQGNARLGNGKYLVAEADESDGTLVKFLSHIGVITNIELDHPDHYHSLEQVVEIFQAFAKRCEVMVGCIDCPTVKAHIKSDITYSLSDPSADYTVTDVHYTPSDTQAVVIERGQPLGKLSLGLLGKHNLSNTLAAIAVARYVGVEWQAIADALPDFVGASRRFEIKGVQDGITFVDDYAHHPSEIIATLASARQQNTNSRVIAIFQPHRYSRTLRFLDEFSQSFGDADVVVVTDIYAASEPNDGKITGEQMAKAIANIRDQVHYQPTLKDVQDFLVNNLKSGDLAVFLGAGNLNQAIAPTMQEIATAIKA
- the murB gene encoding UDP-N-acetylmuramate dehydrogenase produces the protein MSIDLPDQTPIRDHVSLAGLTSMKVGGAAEYFISPRSSDELAASLVWASDRQLPITIIGAGSNLLISDDGLEGLVICTRHLRGIEFDEQTGQVTAAAGEPVARLAMQVASHGWVGFEWAVGIPGTVGGLVVMNAGAQGGCAADCVVEVQTVTLTGETKLIYPQDLDFSYRTSALQESSYLVTGATLKFQTGGKPEAIAADTEAKLKARHSTQPYHLPNCGSVFRNPLPQFAAKLIQDAGLKGYQIGNAQISELHANFIVNLGNAKAQDIFGLIEHIKTVISDRYGVVLETEVKMLGNF
- the psbA gene encoding photosystem II q(b) protein, producing the protein MTTAVQRRESASLWDQFCNWVTSTENRLYVGWFGVIMIPCLLAATICFVIAFIAAPPVDIDGIREPVAGSLLFGNNMISGAVVPSSNAIGLHFYPIWEADSLDEWLYNGGPYQLVIFHFLLGIFCYMGREWELSYRLGMRPWIAVAYSAPVAAATAVFLIYPIGQGSFSDGMPLGISGTFNFMIVFQAEHNILMHPFHMLGVAGVFGGSLFSAMHGSLVTSSLIRETTENESQNAGYKFGQEEETYNIVAAHGYFGRLIFQYASFNNSRQLHFFLALWPVVGIWFTALGVSTMAFNLNGFNFNQSISDSQGRVVPSWADVINRANLGMEVMHERNAHNFPLDLAAVDVAPVAMSAPAING